In Micromonospora sp. WMMD980, the following are encoded in one genomic region:
- a CDS encoding permease → MRSEPQAPTAPAAEPAAPDRERWVGSTEVLCFLLILVGVLHRQIGTLVTDPRLQTWLTVFVSVMVQAAPFLVFGVVLSAVIAVFVPRSFWARALPRHPALAVPVAGMAGVVLPGCECGSVPIAGSLIRRGVTPAAALAFLLAAPAINPIVLTATAVAFPRNPEMVAARGGASLLVALLMGWMWLRLGRTDWIRLPHRAHLDGLPRMAAFWTACRHDVIHAGGFLVVGAMAAATINVVVPQQFLHDLAARPVLSVLALATLAVLLSICSEADAFVAASLSQFSLTARLAFLVVGPMVDLKLISMQAGIFGRRFAVRFAPATFALAVLVAAGLGTVIW, encoded by the coding sequence GTGCGGTCCGAGCCGCAGGCTCCCACCGCGCCGGCCGCCGAACCGGCGGCGCCCGACCGCGAGCGGTGGGTCGGCTCGACCGAGGTGCTGTGCTTCCTGCTCATCCTCGTCGGCGTGCTGCACCGGCAGATCGGGACGCTGGTCACCGATCCGCGCTTGCAGACCTGGCTGACCGTCTTCGTGTCGGTGATGGTGCAGGCGGCGCCGTTCCTCGTCTTCGGCGTGGTGCTCTCCGCCGTCATCGCGGTGTTCGTGCCCCGCTCCTTCTGGGCGCGGGCCCTGCCCCGTCACCCCGCGCTCGCGGTGCCGGTGGCCGGCATGGCCGGAGTGGTGCTGCCGGGCTGCGAATGCGGGTCGGTGCCGATCGCCGGGTCGCTGATCCGCCGCGGCGTCACCCCCGCCGCGGCGCTGGCGTTCCTGCTCGCCGCGCCGGCGATCAACCCGATCGTGCTCACCGCCACCGCCGTCGCGTTCCCGCGCAACCCGGAGATGGTCGCCGCCCGCGGCGGCGCCAGCCTCCTGGTCGCCCTGCTGATGGGCTGGATGTGGCTGCGACTGGGCCGCACCGACTGGATCCGCCTGCCGCACCGCGCCCACCTCGACGGGCTGCCCCGGATGGCCGCGTTCTGGACCGCCTGCCGACACGACGTCATCCACGCCGGCGGGTTCCTCGTCGTCGGGGCAATGGCCGCGGCGACGATCAACGTAGTCGTACCTCAACAGTTCCTGCACGACCTCGCGGCCCGGCCGGTGCTGTCGGTCCTCGCCCTCGCCACTTTGGCGGTGCTGCTGTCCATCTGCTCCGAGGCCGACGCGTTCGTCGCCGCCTCGCTGTCCCAGTTCTCCCTGACCGCCCGACTGGCCTTCCTCGTGGTCGGTCCGATGGTCGACCTCAAGCTGATATCCATGCAGGCCGGCATCTTCGGCCGGCGGTTCGCCGTCCGGTTCGCCCCGGCCACCTTCGCCCTCGCCGTGCTCGTCGCGGCCGGACTCGGGACGGTGATCTGGTGA